One Peribacillus simplex NBRC 15720 = DSM 1321 genomic region harbors:
- a CDS encoding pentapeptide repeat-containing protein — protein MFNQLTNNDSIRKQLRADCENCFGLCCVALPYAKSADFAIDKDGGTPCSNLQSDYRCGIHKNLRAKGYRGCTVYECFGAGQKVSQLTYDGNDWRDNPASAKEMFDVFPIMQQLHEMLCYLHEALNLEDAKPLHRDLQAAFIDTEYLTKQSPKSIMDLNVPAHRAIVNDLLLRTSEMVRAKVSFKKKQKKQNKIGRGSDLIGAKLRGADLRGANLRGALFIASDLREADMRVTDLIGADLRDADLSGADLTGSFFITQAQINSAKGDMKTKLPPSLSIPDHWR, from the coding sequence TTGTTTAATCAATTAACGAATAACGATAGTATTCGTAAACAATTACGTGCAGACTGTGAGAATTGTTTCGGTTTGTGCTGTGTAGCTTTGCCTTATGCAAAATCCGCTGATTTTGCAATAGATAAAGATGGAGGTACACCATGTTCAAACCTGCAATCAGATTATCGTTGCGGCATCCATAAAAATCTCAGAGCAAAAGGATATCGAGGCTGTACGGTATATGAATGCTTTGGTGCCGGTCAAAAGGTATCTCAACTCACTTATGATGGAAACGATTGGAGAGACAACCCAGCGTCAGCAAAGGAAATGTTCGATGTATTTCCAATAATGCAACAACTTCATGAAATGCTTTGCTACTTACATGAAGCACTGAATTTAGAAGATGCGAAACCTCTTCATCGAGATTTGCAGGCTGCTTTTATAGACACGGAATATCTCACTAAACAAAGTCCAAAGTCTATCATGGACCTGAATGTACCAGCTCATAGAGCGATCGTTAACGACTTACTTTTGCGCACAAGTGAAATGGTACGTGCAAAGGTTTCATTTAAGAAAAAACAAAAAAAACAGAACAAAATAGGTAGGGGAAGTGACCTTATCGGTGCAAAGTTGAGAGGTGCAGACCTTAGGGGAGCAAACTTAAGAGGAGCTTTGTTTATTGCATCTGATCTTAGAGAAGCTGACATGAGAGTGACGGACCTTATCGGTGCAGACCTTAGGGACGCTGATCTAAGCGGTGCCGATCTCACTGGGAGTTTCTTTATCACACAAGCACAGATTAACTCGGCAAAGGGCGATATGAAGACGAAATTACCTCCCTCTCTAAGCATTCCCGATCATTGGAGGTAG
- a CDS encoding MerR family transcriptional regulator, with the protein MAMKVKELADIVGISVRTLHYYDEIGLLSPEEITDAGYRLYSNDNLEMLQQILFFRELGMPLKEIKQMISSSSFDKQEALKQHQKMLLEKRSQLDKLIKTVEKSIKHMKGEIQMSNKEKFEGFDFSQNPYEEEARKLWGDKAVDESKAKVAGMSKDAQKIVSDIYIKLASIRNDSPKSEEAQEAIKEWYDCLNNNFGTYSLDAFKGLGQMYVDDQRFTKNIDQYGDGLAKFMCEAMGHFADANKN; encoded by the coding sequence GTGGCAATGAAAGTGAAAGAGCTGGCCGATATAGTTGGCATTAGTGTGCGGACACTGCATTATTATGATGAGATCGGGTTATTATCGCCAGAGGAAATAACCGATGCAGGTTATCGACTTTATTCGAATGATAATCTTGAGATGTTGCAGCAAATCCTGTTTTTCAGGGAACTTGGCATGCCGTTAAAGGAAATAAAACAAATGATAAGCAGCTCTTCGTTTGATAAACAAGAAGCGTTAAAGCAACATCAAAAAATGTTACTGGAGAAACGCAGTCAGCTCGATAAATTAATTAAGACGGTCGAAAAATCGATTAAGCATATGAAGGGGGAAATTCAAATGTCGAATAAAGAAAAATTTGAAGGATTTGACTTCAGTCAGAATCCATATGAAGAAGAAGCTCGTAAGCTTTGGGGGGATAAAGCTGTCGATGAGTCGAAGGCTAAAGTGGCGGGCATGTCCAAAGATGCACAGAAGATTGTATCGGATATCTATATAAAACTTGCGTCAATCCGAAATGATTCGCCCAAGTCGGAGGAGGCACAAGAGGCAATTAAAGAATGGTATGATTGCTTGAACAATAACTTCGGCACATACTCGCTGGATGCTTTCAAAGGATTAGGTCAAATGTACGTGGATGACCAACGCTTCACCAAAAATATCGACCAATATGGTGATGGTTTAGCAAAATTCATGTGTGAGGCGATGGGGCACTTTGCTGACGCTAATAAAAATTAA
- a CDS encoding putative protein N(5)-glutamine methyltransferase, producing the protein MEFRNASFNLGKINDVDGSKVAVFNGDAIYTSIVTKLRAAGCVFAEEEARLLIIAAGTTAELAGMVDRRIAGLPLEHVIGWAEFCGIRIKVDLGVFVPRRRTEFLVRQATALAMPGAVVVDLCCGTGAVGSAVGDVIEDIELYAVDIDPAAVRCARRNVTSVNGQVYEGDLYEPLPVNLRGRVDVLVANAPYVPTEGIGLLPHEARMHEARVALDGGADGLDVQRRVAASATLWLAPGSHLLVETSEQQAMQTVEIFARYGVMPRVVKCEELDATVVIGTRPAL; encoded by the coding sequence ATGGAATTTAGGAATGCCTCCTTTAACCTTGGGAAAATCAATGATGTTGATGGAAGTAAAGTGGCTGTTTTTAATGGAGATGCCATTTATACAAGCATCGTCACTAAACTTCGGGCCGCAGGTTGTGTTTTCGCCGAGGAAGAGGCCCGGTTGCTCATCATCGCGGCAGGGACAACGGCCGAACTGGCCGGGATGGTGGATAGACGGATAGCGGGTTTGCCCCTTGAACACGTCATCGGCTGGGCGGAATTCTGCGGTATCCGGATAAAGGTTGATCTCGGAGTCTTCGTACCGCGCCGACGGACCGAGTTTTTAGTCCGCCAAGCGACAGCACTCGCTATGCCAGGAGCCGTCGTGGTGGATTTGTGTTGCGGCACGGGCGCGGTTGGTTCCGCTGTGGGTGATGTGATCGAAGATATCGAGTTGTACGCCGTTGACATTGACCCAGCCGCGGTGCGGTGCGCGCGTCGTAACGTCACTTCAGTCAATGGTCAGGTATACGAAGGGGACCTCTATGAACCGCTTCCAGTCAATTTAAGGGGACGTGTTGACGTACTGGTCGCAAACGCACCATACGTCCCTACTGAGGGAATCGGTCTACTACCCCATGAAGCGCGCATGCATGAGGCGAGGGTGGCATTAGACGGCGGGGCGGACGGGCTTGATGTCCAGCGAAGGGTGGCGGCTTCGGCAACACTTTGGCTGGCACCGGGCTCCCATTTGTTAGTCGAGACCAGTGAGCAGCAAGCGATGCAGACCGTAGAAATCTTTGCTAGATACGGGGTGATGCCACGGGTGGTAAAGTGTGAAGAACTGGACGCCACTGTCGTAATTGGAACCAGGCCCGCACTCTAA
- a CDS encoding UPF0715 family protein: MVILSEGSWGVLGIIVFSFYIVIPYLLFAVPVQVLFNKHPKKFSLIYFCLYIFFSLLAVFIYSSVLNFDFSMEVVTTKNYYAISLSAALIFWFWDSVFLQKKRSAS; this comes from the coding sequence ATGGTTATTTTGAGCGAGGGTTCCTGGGGGGTGCTTGGCATTATCGTGTTTTCTTTTTATATCGTTATCCCTTATTTATTATTTGCTGTTCCGGTACAGGTCCTTTTCAATAAACATCCTAAAAAATTCAGTTTAATTTATTTTTGCCTTTATATTTTTTTCTCTTTGCTGGCTGTATTCATTTATAGTTCGGTGCTTAATTTTGACTTCAGTATGGAAGTTGTAACTACAAAGAATTACTATGCAATAAGCCTTTCTGCGGCCTTGATTTTTTGGTTTTGGGACTCGGTCTTTTTACAAAAAAAGAGATCTGCATCATAA
- a CDS encoding copper homeostasis protein CutC — protein MYIEFIATTIEDAILIEESGADRIELVSSLAEGGLTPSHALIEAVVNSVKIPVNVMARPHSQSFCYTQNDLEIMKKDIQIIRSLGANGVVLGTLNEKNEINRPYLEELLTVCEGLEITFHRAIDDTNDPVISAEMLAQYPEITTILTSGGHGDFPSRMQTIQQMKRVCGDIAILVGSGLNKDNILSIDSELQTGHYHFGTAVRKNNSIIEGVTLEKAKEIVNMLKN, from the coding sequence ATGTACATTGAATTCATTGCCACAACGATAGAAGATGCCATTTTAATCGAAGAATCGGGCGCAGACCGAATCGAGCTTGTCAGTTCTTTAGCCGAGGGGGGATTAACACCTAGCCACGCCCTGATAGAGGCTGTCGTCAATTCAGTAAAGATACCAGTCAACGTGATGGCAAGGCCTCATAGCCAGTCGTTTTGTTATACTCAAAACGATTTGGAAATTATGAAAAAAGATATCCAAATCATTCGTTCACTCGGAGCGAACGGGGTCGTATTGGGTACATTAAATGAAAAAAATGAAATCAATCGACCATACCTCGAAGAACTATTGACGGTATGTGAAGGTTTGGAGATTACATTCCACCGAGCCATCGATGACACAAACGACCCAGTCATTTCAGCTGAGATGCTAGCACAATATCCAGAAATCACAACGATATTGACCTCAGGTGGGCATGGGGATTTCCCCAGCCGCATGCAAACCATTCAACAAATGAAAAGGGTCTGCGGCGACATAGCGATACTGGTTGGAAGCGGCTTAAATAAGGATAATATCCTATCTATCGATTCCGAATTGCAAACCGGTCACTATCATTTCGGTACGGCTGTTCGAAAAAATAACAGTATCATTGAAGGAGTTACATTAGAAAAAGCTAAAGAAATCGTAAACATGCTAAAGAATTAA
- a CDS encoding transporter suffix domain-containing protein: MDKESKEVRKSRFYKVGMGFLIISLLTWIIPVVAPFTPFSTAVKAGVITGAIVFAEVMFWAGALLVGKEVAAKYKGYLNPKNWRKKG, from the coding sequence TTGGATAAAGAAAGTAAGGAAGTAAGGAAATCGAGGTTTTACAAAGTAGGGATGGGATTCCTGATCATTTCCCTTCTCACTTGGATCATTCCTGTCGTAGCTCCTTTTACGCCATTTTCGACTGCGGTTAAAGCGGGGGTCATAACAGGTGCGATCGTCTTTGCGGAAGTCATGTTTTGGGCAGGCGCGCTTTTGGTTGGGAAAGAAGTGGCTGCTAAATATAAAGGTTATTTAAACCCGAAAAATTGGAGAAAAAAAGGATGA
- a CDS encoding NUDIX hydrolase, producing METEWLKVFDSDRNQTGVASREEVHRLGHWHEVFHCWFVSREAGVDYLYLQHRCAMKKDYPNLLDITAAGHLLAHETVYDGVREIKEEIGIDVSFDELVPLGIIEYHQTKENFIDKELANVFLYESTHRLDDFTLQPEEVSGIVKVVLNDFEEFWTEAKDGVNIKGFEMNQEGRRMMIDRFVGRDEFVPHDLSYYESIIRLIRENLAK from the coding sequence ATGGAAACTGAGTGGTTGAAGGTTTTCGATTCCGATCGCAATCAAACCGGCGTGGCTTCACGTGAGGAAGTACATAGATTAGGACATTGGCATGAGGTTTTCCATTGCTGGTTCGTCAGTAGGGAAGCGGGCGTGGATTACCTATATCTTCAACATCGTTGTGCGATGAAAAAAGATTATCCGAATCTATTGGATATTACGGCTGCCGGTCATTTGCTGGCTCATGAAACGGTATACGACGGAGTCAGGGAGATCAAAGAAGAAATAGGCATTGATGTTTCCTTTGACGAGTTGGTTCCATTAGGGATTATTGAATACCATCAAACGAAAGAGAATTTTATCGACAAAGAACTGGCAAACGTCTTTCTATATGAAAGTACACATCGCTTAGATGATTTCACCCTGCAGCCAGAAGAGGTTTCCGGAATTGTGAAGGTTGTGCTGAATGACTTCGAAGAGTTTTGGACCGAAGCGAAGGACGGGGTGAATATTAAGGGATTTGAAATGAATCAAGAAGGCCGTAGGATGATGATCGATCGATTTGTTGGACGAGATGAGTTCGTGCCGCATGATCTTTCCTATTATGAAAGCATCATTAGATTGATCAGAGAAAACCTCGCAAAATGA
- a CDS encoding DUF2690 domain-containing protein, whose protein sequence is MSEIMKKMVLSISFFVASLVLFGSLDFFASKASAETHTYDGKSPYYNSCANSAVTKKSVKIYANGASANLELKFSTTCKTAWAKMTLSRPAKTDGEATALVVRNTDNKQFSCASPGGNGEINKGQTTCYTPMVYDLDPRKAKAVAFWPYTAGETGWY, encoded by the coding sequence ATGAGTGAAATAATGAAAAAAATGGTTTTAAGCATTTCATTTTTTGTAGCTTCTTTAGTCCTTTTTGGCTCCCTTGATTTTTTTGCCAGCAAAGCATCAGCAGAAACACACACCTATGATGGAAAAAGTCCTTACTATAATAGTTGTGCGAATAGCGCAGTCACGAAGAAGTCCGTGAAAATTTATGCCAACGGGGCTTCTGCCAATTTGGAATTGAAATTCAGCACAACTTGCAAAACGGCTTGGGCAAAGATGACGCTAAGCAGACCGGCTAAAACGGATGGGGAGGCAACGGCATTGGTTGTCCGAAATACTGATAATAAACAATTCAGCTGTGCGTCTCCTGGAGGAAATGGTGAAATAAATAAAGGTCAAACGACATGTTATACACCAATGGTATATGATTTAGATCCGCGAAAAGCAAAAGCGGTCGCTTTTTGGCCATATACAGCAGGTGAAACCGGCTGGTATTAA
- a CDS encoding DUF2690 domain-containing protein codes for MVMTLSMFLVDFGFGKNQALAETHAYDGKSPYYNSCASSAVTKDKKWIDSNSYVELKFSTVCKTAWAKVTVTRPAVYNHEADARIVRSTDGKAYTCASSGGNGVVNKGQTACYTPMVYDYDPRKAQAQGIHAIPNSDAYKKAVTIWY; via the coding sequence ATGGTGATGACACTGTCGATGTTTCTTGTCGATTTTGGATTTGGGAAAAATCAAGCACTGGCAGAAACACATGCTTATGATGGTAAAAGTCCATACTATAATAGTTGTGCAAGTTCTGCGGTAACGAAGGATAAAAAATGGATCGATTCCAATTCGTACGTAGAATTGAAATTCAGCACTGTCTGTAAAACCGCCTGGGCAAAAGTGACCGTAACACGTCCCGCCGTTTACAACCATGAAGCGGATGCCAGGATTGTCCGAAGTACTGATGGGAAAGCCTATACATGCGCCAGTTCCGGGGGCAACGGTGTCGTGAACAAAGGGCAGACCGCGTGCTATACACCAATGGTATATGATTATGACCCGCGCAAAGCACAGGCCCAGGGGATACATGCGATCCCTAATAGTGATGCATATAAAAAAGCGGTGACCATTTGGTACTAA
- a CDS encoding methylated-DNA--[protein]-cysteine S-methyltransferase: protein MKNDKEQTIDWAILHYDRWQLYVAKTEKGLCYVGSPGQTYEELKSWLQKRFPMASLVENEKALTPYLKELQEYFEGTRQTFSLPTDVKGTTFQQEIWAALNQIPYGKTCSYSDIAQIIQRPAAVRAVGTAIGANPVLITVPCHRVIGKNGAITGYRGGTEMKQYLLQLESEMKA, encoded by the coding sequence ATGAAGAATGATAAAGAACAAACCATTGATTGGGCCATATTGCATTATGACAGGTGGCAGCTATATGTGGCCAAAACGGAAAAAGGGCTTTGCTATGTAGGCTCTCCCGGTCAAACGTATGAAGAACTGAAGTCTTGGCTACAAAAACGCTTTCCAATGGCGAGCCTTGTTGAAAATGAAAAAGCATTAACACCCTATCTAAAAGAACTCCAAGAATATTTCGAAGGGACCAGGCAGACTTTCTCTCTTCCAACAGATGTAAAAGGCACGACCTTTCAACAAGAAATTTGGGCAGCGCTGAATCAAATACCTTATGGAAAAACCTGTTCCTATTCCGATATTGCCCAAATCATCCAAAGGCCTGCAGCTGTTCGGGCGGTCGGTACGGCCATTGGTGCCAATCCTGTTCTGATCACGGTGCCATGTCACCGGGTTATCGGAAAAAACGGGGCCATTACTGGTTACCGTGGAGGTACGGAGATGAAACAATATTTACTTCAATTGGAATCAGAAATGAAGGCGTGA
- a CDS encoding bifunctional transcriptional activator/DNA repair enzyme AdaA — translation MNPKKADFPNEYWKAIIDCDAAYDDHFLYGVITTGIFCRPSCKSRVPNKENVKIFKNAMMALEEDFRPCKRCKPEGLNLPTEEWVEQIAEWIDTHYREPLTLNKLADISHGSPYHLQRSFKRVKGISPTEYIQRLRLEKATKLLENSEQPITEIGLAVGFSSTPYFMTLFKSKMGNTPSGYRKAYLKTQALECEEYEE, via the coding sequence GTGAATCCGAAAAAAGCAGATTTCCCGAATGAATATTGGAAAGCTATTATAGATTGTGATGCAGCATATGATGATCATTTTTTATACGGAGTAATTACGACGGGCATCTTTTGCAGGCCCTCCTGTAAATCCAGGGTGCCGAATAAGGAAAACGTGAAGATTTTCAAAAATGCCATGATGGCTTTGGAAGAAGATTTCCGGCCTTGTAAACGATGTAAACCGGAAGGACTGAATTTGCCGACAGAAGAATGGGTTGAACAAATAGCCGAATGGATCGACACCCATTACAGAGAACCCCTCACATTGAACAAATTGGCGGATATTTCCCACGGCAGCCCCTATCATTTACAACGATCATTCAAGCGTGTGAAGGGGATATCGCCCACTGAATACATTCAACGGCTTCGCCTTGAAAAAGCAACGAAGCTCCTAGAAAACTCCGAACAGCCGATAACTGAAATAGGCTTGGCTGTCGGGTTCTCGAGCACACCCTATTTCATGACGCTATTCAAAAGTAAAATGGGGAATACCCCCTCAGGATATCGGAAAGCTTATCTTAAAACTCAAGCTTTGGAGTGTGAAGAATATGAAGAATGA